From Astyanax mexicanus isolate ESR-SI-001 chromosome 13, AstMex3_surface, whole genome shotgun sequence, the proteins below share one genomic window:
- the LOC103035678 gene encoding rab GDP dissociation inhibitor alpha, giving the protein MDEEYDVIVLGTGLTECILSGIMSVNGKKVLHMDRNPYYGGESSSITPLEELYKRFDLPDSPPESMGRGRDWNVDLIPKFLMANGQLVKMLLYTEVTRYLDFKVVEGSFVYKGGKIYKVPSTESEALASNLMGMFEKRRFRKFLVFVANFDENDPKTFEGVDPKTTTMRDVYKKFDLGQDVIDFTGHALALYRTDDYLDQACLETINRIKLYSESLARYGKSPYLYPLYGLGELPQGFARLSAIYGGTYMLNKPVEEIVMEGGRVVGVKSEGEVARCKQLICDPSYVQDRVRKAGQVIRVICILSHPIKNTNDANSCQIIIPQNQVNRTSDIYVCMISYAHNVAAQGKYIAIVSTTVETSDPEAEIQPALELLEPIDQKFVAISDLYEASDDGSESQIFCSRAYDATTHFETTCNDIKDIYKRMTGTDFDFENMKRKQNDVFGEDEQ; this is encoded by the exons ATGGATGAGGAGTATGATGTTATCGTTTTGGGCACGGGACTGACG GAGTGTATCCTCTCGGGGATCATGTCTGTGAATGGAAAGAAGGTCCTGCACATGGACAGGAACCCTTATTATGGTGGGGAGAGCTCCTCCATCACCCCGCTGGAGGAG CTTTACAAACGCTTTGACCTACCGGACAGCCCACCAGAGTCCATGGGTCGAGGACGAGACTGGAACGTCGACCTCATCCCCAAATTCCTCATGGCTAATG GTCAGCTGGTGAAGATGCTGCTGTACACAGAAGTGACCCGTTACCTGGACTTTAAGGTGGTGGAGGGCAGTTTTGTGTATAAAGGAGGGAAGATCTATAAGGTTCCCTCCACAGAATCCGAGGCTCTAGCTTCCA ATCTGATGGGAATGTTTGAGAAGAGGAGATTCCGGAAGTTCCTGGTTTTTGTGGCTAACTTCGATGAGAACGACCCCAAAACCTTTGAGGGTGTGGACCCTAAAACCACCACCATGCGGGACGTGTATAAGAAGTTTGATCTGGGGCAGGATGTGATCGATTTCACAGGCCACGCTCTCGCCCTCTACAGGACAGATGA TTACCTGGACCAGGCTTGTCTGGAGACTATAAACCGTATTAAGCTGTACAGTGAATCACTGGCTCGCTATGGGAAAAGCCCCTATCTGTACCCTCTGTACGGACTCGGAGAGCTGCCTCAGGGATTCGCCAG attaagTGCGATCTATGGAGGGACGTACATGCTGAACAAGCCGGTGGAAGAGATCGTGATGGAGGGAGGACGTGTGGTGGGAGTGAAGTCTGAAGGAGAG GTGGCTCGCTGTAAGCAGCTGATCTGTGACCCCAGTTACGTGCAGGACCGCGTACGTAAAGCTGGTCAGGTGATCCGCGTCATCTGTATCCTCAGCCATCCAATCAAAAACACCAACGACGCCAACTCCTGCCAGATCATCATCCCCCAGAACCAAGTCAACCGCACCTCTG ATATATACGTGTGTATGATCTCCTATGCCCATAATGTGGCAGCGCAGGGCAAGTACATCGCCATAGTCAGCACCACAGTCGAGACCAGCGACCCTGAGGCTGAGATCCAACCcgctctggagctgctggagcccATCGACCAGAA GTTTGTGGCCATCAGCGATCTGTACGAGGCGTCAGATGATGGATCAGAGAGTCAG ATCTTCTGCTCCAGAGCGTACGACGCCACCACCCACTTCGAGACCACCTGCAACGACATCAAGGACATCTACAAGCGCATGACGGGAACTGACTTTGACTTTGAGAACATGAAGCGGAAACAGAACGACGTGTTCGGGGAGGACGAGCAATGA